One genomic segment of Belonocnema kinseyi isolate 2016_QV_RU_SX_M_011 chromosome 2, B_treatae_v1, whole genome shotgun sequence includes these proteins:
- the LOC117167542 gene encoding uncharacterized protein LOC117167542: MQKPLRELSRLCLGASVVTTQNNVVTTNVCTETRIGLPLLQVWPSDSPRGEADGQAQAFIFPDVQESVNDSGIESIQASPSPCGIACASPANTPQQSRRPSLLHPDHARLHIHHLHHNHHNTGSKNPPSPDRTSIDEDLLPVPPSPSSSTTSSLRSMPSSAMYSASMHSQDRRRSSRYSVFDALDLEYALLRAAARGSVGPYSLSESLHKLTFTQSLAFPALARGLASKQNIPTRRPQQHVESGMNAFAKVVTALVLMLVSVLVFGVVYKFVRT, from the exons ATGCAG AAACCATTGAGAGAGTTGAGCCGACTTTGCCTGGGTGCAAGCGTGGTAACAACTCAGAATAACGTGGTCACTACTAACGTTTGCACTGAGACCCGCATTGGCCTACCTCTTCTTCAGGTATGGCCCAGCGATTCACCAAGAGGAGAGGCCGATGGTCAAGCACAGGCTTTCATCTTCCCAGACGTCCAGGAAAGCGTCAACGACAGTGGCATCGAATCTattcag gcATCACCGTCGCCGTGTGGCATAGCATGCGCCAGTCCAGCAAACACCCCGCAACAATCACGTCGACCGAGTCTACTTCACCCGGACCATGCCCGGCTGCACATACATCACCTTCACCATAATCATCACAATACCGGATCAAAAAATCCCCCATCTCCGGATAGAACTTCCATTGATGAAGATCTACTTCCTGTGCCACCAAGTCCATCAAGCTCGACGACCAGCAGCTTGCGATCGATGCCAAGCTCAGCAATGTACTCTGCTTCAATGCACTCTCAAGACAGGAGACGTAGCAGTAG GTATAGTGTGTTTGATGCGTTGGACCTAGAGTACGCTCTCCTCCGCGCTGCAGCACGAGGCTCAGTTGGTCCTTATTCTCTGTCAGAATCCTTACATAAACTGACCTTCACTCAGAGTCTGGCTTTTCCAGCTCTAGCTCGTGGCCTAGCCTCGAAGCAAAACATCCCTACCAGAAGACCTCAGCAACACGTCGAAAGTGGAATGAACGCTTTTGCGAAAGTTGTAACAGCCCTGGTGTTAATGCTGGTTAGTGTACTTGTGTTCGGCGTTGTTTATAAATTCGTACGGACGTGA